The following proteins come from a genomic window of Nicotiana tomentosiformis chromosome 12, ASM39032v3, whole genome shotgun sequence:
- the LOC104089926 gene encoding uncharacterized protein isoform X2 encodes MATYGRGHGTRETCALHTTRLSVDTLVDFWTALGEETRQSLLKMKEEDFIERLMYRFDSKRFCRDCRRNVIREFKVLKELKRMRREPHCSSWFCVADAVFQYEVSHDTILADWHQAFIDTFGTYHHFEWAVGSGEGKCDILDYENVGLSGRVQVSGLDLSGLNACYITLRAWKLDGRCTELSVKAHALKGQQCVHCRLVVGDGFVTMTRGESIRRFFEHAEEAEEEEDEDSMDKDGNELDGECPRPQKHAKSPELAREFLLDAATVIFKEQVEKAFREGTARQNAHSIFVCLALKLLEERIHVACKEIVTLEKQMKLLEEEEKEKREEEERRERRRLKEKEKKLRRKERLREKEKDREKKSCDSNQSNFALDSVQTDESSPNVDEESNLMSYTDSVSEAGEVILSSPLSPNDEDDLFLDGYNHPNMQIHSDDYLEEFNMNDGSFATGRAGQSGSLKFRKEFKPDSTLKWFDGRRFTVVSGSGDAVNKYDPRRRCDNFEASRSTDRLNKQLRNSAAKSSMKDGASKFTEKFDCFNNRMYDRYDSSACSCNKHIDYRAKLYPNARGIGNKKAVSKSGSESDISKPYYGNKYNQVEYVRENCVRPKSKMAIRNNLSSRDSSVTKKVWEPMELQKKYPRSSSDSDVTFRSSTFQIESTGIGKHPEPSISNDLGVSSTLQINEEKGIQELRKSSSETISNCASGFHLEDKSLRYVKEVAEDDEVGSCLMPRFSSQRTLSLSQSSSSNSDNCSSCLSEGDSTTSFSNPHNSESSSTSDSEDCSQNSEGRETSEIVQDGFADCYDVAQGKRNATERGEDVSCLTPDSAGITAVGSFPTTVASKNANVNGNLGMRPQSLLPSVHNQGIHFPRFLAPATDYYDQIPPSWATAPANGFMPFPHPSHYVFASPFTYGLNGNTHFVQYGAQHLIPPPVNPGHLPAFQSVAPSNDNCTKENAKVSAVGRLKDAHHEANLKRMAAVGQHPMEKSTTVGAGENEKSGNSGFSLFSFTPDPFSLKEGMARNISSNLTANHVEGDSGCNKKEPIEEYNPFANRIQFSFSDIVR; translated from the exons ATGGCAACTTATGGCAGAGGGCATGGTACAAGAGAAACATGTGCTCTTCATACTACCAGACTTTCTGTAGACACTTTGGTAGACTTCTGGACTGCCCTTGGCGAAGAGACACGTCAGTCTCTTCTGAAAATGAAGGAAGAGGACTTTATTGAAAGGCTCATGTACCG GTTTGATAGCAAGAGGTTTTGTAGAGATTGTAGAAGGAATGTTATCCGTGAATTCAAGGTGCTGAAGGAATTGAAACGCATGCGCAGGGAACCTCATTGCAGTAGTTGGTTTTGTGTTGCTGATGCAGTATTCCAGTATGAG GTTTCTCACGACACAATCTTAGCTGATTGGCATCAGGCGTTCATTGATACCTTTGGGACATATCATCACTTTGAGTGGGCAGTTGGAAGTGGAGAAGGAAAATGTGATATATTGGACTATGAAAATGTTGGCTTGAGTGGAAGAGTTCAAGTCAGTGGTCTAGACTTGAGTGGTCTCAATGCCTGCTATATCACACTACGGGCATGGAAGCTGGATGGTAGATGTACTGAACTTTCTGTCAAAGCACATGCATTGAAGGGGCAACAATGTGTACATTGCAGACTTGTGGTTGGGGATGGTTTTGTTACAATGACAAGAGGGGAAAGCATTAGAAGATTCTTTGAGCATGCTGAAGAGGCTGAAGAAGAAGAG GATGAGGACTCAATGGACAAGGATGGAAATGAACTGGATGGTGAATGCCCTCGTCCTCAAAAACATGCGAAGAGTCCTGAGCTTGCTCGGGAATTTCTTCTAGATGCTGCAACTGTAATTTTTAAAGAGCAG GTTGAAAAAGCTTTTAGAGAAGGAACTGCACGGCAGAATGCACATAGTATATTTGTATGTCTTGCGTTGAAGTTGCTGGAGGAACGCATTCATGTTGCCTGCAAGGAGATTGTTACTTTAGAAAAGCAG ATGAAACTTCTCGAGGAAGAAGAGAAGGAAAAGCGTGAAGAAGAAGAACGCAGGGAGAGGAGGAGgttaaaagaaaaggaaaaaaaactgCGGAGGAAGGAGAGattaagagaaaaagaaaaggatagaGAGAAGAAAAGTTGCGACTCAAACCAAAGTAATTTTGCCCTTGATAGTGTTCAAACGGATGAATCATCACCTAACGTCGATGAGGAATCTAATCTGATGAGCTATACAGACTCGGTAAGTGAAGCTGGTGAAGTTATTTTATCCAGCCCTTTATCCCCCAATGATGAAGATGATCTATTTTTGGATGGATATAATCACCCAAATATGCAAATTCACTCCGATGATTATCTTGAGGAATTCAATATGAATGACGGCTCATTTGCAACTGGTCGTGCGGGACAGTCTGGGAGTTTGAAATTTCGAAAAGAATTCAAACCAGATTCAACCCTGAAATGGTTCGATGGACGGCGGTTTACTGTTGTTTCAGGCAGTGGAGATGCAGTGAACAAATATGATCCAAGACGTCGCTGTGATAACTTTGAAGCTTCAAGGAGTACCGACAGGTTAAATAAGCAATTAAGAAATAGTGCTGCAAAATCCAGCATGAAAGATGGTGCCTCCAAGTTCACTGAGAAATTTGATTGTTTCAATAACAGGATGTATGACCGATACGACTCCTCAGCTTGCAGCTGTAACAAACACATTGACTACAGAGCAAAGTTGTACCCAAACGCCAGAGGAATCGGGAACAAGAAAGCTGTGAGTAAGTCAGGATCCGAATCAGATATCTCCAAGCCCTACTATGGAAACAAATATAATCAAGTTGAATATGTGCGTGAAAATTGTGTCAGACCCAAAAGCAAAATGGCTATACGTAATAATCTGTCCAGCAGAGATTCATCTGTTACTAAGAAAGTATGGGAACCAATGGAATTGCAAAAGAAATATCCACGGAGCAGCTCTGACTCTGATGTTACCTTTAGATCTTCAACCTTCCAGATTGAGAGCACTGGAATTGGTAAGCATCCTGAGCCTTCTATTTCTAATGATTTGGGAGTATCCAGTACTCTTCAGATAAACGAAGAAAAGGGAATACAAGAATTAAGAAAGTCTAGTTCCGAAACAATAAGCAATTGCGCAAGTGGTTTTCACTTAGAAGATAAATCACTTCGTTATGTGAAAGAAGTGGCTGAAGATGATGAAGTTGGTTCATGTCTGATGCCGAGGTTTTCATCTCAGAGGACTTTGAGTTTATCACAAAGCAGCTCTTCTAATTCTGATAATTGCTCATCCTGCCTTAGTGAGGGAGACAGTACTACATCCTTTTCAAATCCTCATAATTCAGAATCATCATCAACGTCAGATTCAGAAGATTGCAGCCAAAACTCTGAAGGAAGAGAAACTTCTGAAATTGTGCAGGATGGTTTTGCTGACTGTTACGATGTTGCGCAAGGAAAAAGGAATGCTACTGAGAGAGGTGAGGATGTCAGTTGCCTGACACCAGATTCTGCAGGAATAACTGCTGTGGGAAGTTTCCCTACCACAGTTGCTTCAAAAAATGCAAATGTTAATGGGAATCTTGGCATGCGACCTCAATCCTTGCTTCCATCAGTCCACAATCAAGGCATACACTTCCCAAGGTTTCTAGCTCCTGCAACGGATTACTATGATCAAATTCCACCTTCTTGGGCGACTGCTCCTGCAAATGGGTTCATGCCATTTCCTCATCCAAGCCATTATGTATTTGCTAGTCCATTTACATATGGTCTAAATGGGAATACCCATTTCGTCCAGTATGGTGCACAGCATCTAATTCCTCCTCCTGTTAACCCTGGTCACTTGCCTGCTTTTCAGTCAGTTGCTCCATCCAATGACAACTGCACCAAGGAAAATGCCAAGGTTTCAGCTGTAGGTAGGTTAAAAGATGCCCATCATGAAGCTAATTTGAAGAGGATGGCTGCAGTTGGACAGCACCCAATGGAGAAATCAACAACTGTTGGAGCTGGTGAAAATGAGAAGTCTGGAAATTCAGGCTTCTCTCTTTTCTCTTTCACACCCGATCCATTTTCTTTAAAAGAAGGAATGGCGAGGAACATTTCTTCAAATTTGACGGCCAATCACGTTGAGGGTGATAGCGGCTGCAATAAGAAGGAACCCATTGAAGAGTACAACCCATTTGCAAATCGAATACAGTTTTCCTTTTCTGATATAGTTAGATAG
- the LOC104089926 gene encoding uncharacterized protein isoform X1 produces the protein MPGLAQKNDEEYANEAVVFNASSKSISSNGGFWSKHSEDVSYNQLQKFWSELSPQARQKILRIDKQTLFEQARKNMYCSRCNGLLLEVFFQIVMYAKSLQQEGAGGRRPCSRVGALKNHCDGELCATTGSEYDVQDPSVHPWGGLTTTRDGVLTLLDCYLHTKSLKGLQNVFDSARARERERELHYPDACGGGARGWISQGMATYGRGHGTRETCALHTTRLSVDTLVDFWTALGEETRQSLLKMKEEDFIERLMYRFDSKRFCRDCRRNVIREFKVLKELKRMRREPHCSSWFCVADAVFQYEVSHDTILADWHQAFIDTFGTYHHFEWAVGSGEGKCDILDYENVGLSGRVQVSGLDLSGLNACYITLRAWKLDGRCTELSVKAHALKGQQCVHCRLVVGDGFVTMTRGESIRRFFEHAEEAEEEEDEDSMDKDGNELDGECPRPQKHAKSPELAREFLLDAATVIFKEQVEKAFREGTARQNAHSIFVCLALKLLEERIHVACKEIVTLEKQMKLLEEEEKEKREEEERRERRRLKEKEKKLRRKERLREKEKDREKKSCDSNQSNFALDSVQTDESSPNVDEESNLMSYTDSVSEAGEVILSSPLSPNDEDDLFLDGYNHPNMQIHSDDYLEEFNMNDGSFATGRAGQSGSLKFRKEFKPDSTLKWFDGRRFTVVSGSGDAVNKYDPRRRCDNFEASRSTDRLNKQLRNSAAKSSMKDGASKFTEKFDCFNNRMYDRYDSSACSCNKHIDYRAKLYPNARGIGNKKAVSKSGSESDISKPYYGNKYNQVEYVRENCVRPKSKMAIRNNLSSRDSSVTKKVWEPMELQKKYPRSSSDSDVTFRSSTFQIESTGIGKHPEPSISNDLGVSSTLQINEEKGIQELRKSSSETISNCASGFHLEDKSLRYVKEVAEDDEVGSCLMPRFSSQRTLSLSQSSSSNSDNCSSCLSEGDSTTSFSNPHNSESSSTSDSEDCSQNSEGRETSEIVQDGFADCYDVAQGKRNATERGEDVSCLTPDSAGITAVGSFPTTVASKNANVNGNLGMRPQSLLPSVHNQGIHFPRFLAPATDYYDQIPPSWATAPANGFMPFPHPSHYVFASPFTYGLNGNTHFVQYGAQHLIPPPVNPGHLPAFQSVAPSNDNCTKENAKVSAVGRLKDAHHEANLKRMAAVGQHPMEKSTTVGAGENEKSGNSGFSLFSFTPDPFSLKEGMARNISSNLTANHVEGDSGCNKKEPIEEYNPFANRIQFSFSDIVR, from the exons ATGCCAGGGTTAGCGCAGAAAAATGATGAGGAATATGCGAATGAAGCGGTGGTGTTTAATGCGTCGAGTAAATCGATTTCGAGTAATGGCGGCTTCTGGTCAAAGCACAGTGAGGATGTCAGCTACAATCAGCTTCAGAAG TTCTGGAGTGAGCTATCACCACAAGCTCGGCAGAAGATTCTAAGGATTGATAAGCAAACCCTCTTTGAGCAAGCTCGTAAGAACATGTACTGTTCTAGATGCAATGGGTTACTGCTTGAAGTTTTTTTCCAAATTGTCATGTATGCAAAGTCTTTGCAGCAGGAGGGTGCAGGTGGTCGCCGTCCATGCAGCAGAGTAGGAGCCTTGAAGAATCATTGTGATGGAGAGTTGTGTGCGACAACAGGGTCTGAGTATGATGTTCAAGATCCATCTGTCCATCCTTGGGGAGGTCTAACCACAACACGAGATGGGGTGCTTACCTTGTTGGACTGTTATCTTCATACCAAATCCCTGAAGGGACTTCAAAAT GTGTTTGACAGTGCACGTGCAAGGGAACGAGAGAGAGAACTGCATTATCCTGATGCATGTGGTGGAGGTGCTAGGGGTTGGATAAGCCAGGGAATGGCAACTTATGGCAGAGGGCATGGTACAAGAGAAACATGTGCTCTTCATACTACCAGACTTTCTGTAGACACTTTGGTAGACTTCTGGACTGCCCTTGGCGAAGAGACACGTCAGTCTCTTCTGAAAATGAAGGAAGAGGACTTTATTGAAAGGCTCATGTACCG GTTTGATAGCAAGAGGTTTTGTAGAGATTGTAGAAGGAATGTTATCCGTGAATTCAAGGTGCTGAAGGAATTGAAACGCATGCGCAGGGAACCTCATTGCAGTAGTTGGTTTTGTGTTGCTGATGCAGTATTCCAGTATGAG GTTTCTCACGACACAATCTTAGCTGATTGGCATCAGGCGTTCATTGATACCTTTGGGACATATCATCACTTTGAGTGGGCAGTTGGAAGTGGAGAAGGAAAATGTGATATATTGGACTATGAAAATGTTGGCTTGAGTGGAAGAGTTCAAGTCAGTGGTCTAGACTTGAGTGGTCTCAATGCCTGCTATATCACACTACGGGCATGGAAGCTGGATGGTAGATGTACTGAACTTTCTGTCAAAGCACATGCATTGAAGGGGCAACAATGTGTACATTGCAGACTTGTGGTTGGGGATGGTTTTGTTACAATGACAAGAGGGGAAAGCATTAGAAGATTCTTTGAGCATGCTGAAGAGGCTGAAGAAGAAGAG GATGAGGACTCAATGGACAAGGATGGAAATGAACTGGATGGTGAATGCCCTCGTCCTCAAAAACATGCGAAGAGTCCTGAGCTTGCTCGGGAATTTCTTCTAGATGCTGCAACTGTAATTTTTAAAGAGCAG GTTGAAAAAGCTTTTAGAGAAGGAACTGCACGGCAGAATGCACATAGTATATTTGTATGTCTTGCGTTGAAGTTGCTGGAGGAACGCATTCATGTTGCCTGCAAGGAGATTGTTACTTTAGAAAAGCAG ATGAAACTTCTCGAGGAAGAAGAGAAGGAAAAGCGTGAAGAAGAAGAACGCAGGGAGAGGAGGAGgttaaaagaaaaggaaaaaaaactgCGGAGGAAGGAGAGattaagagaaaaagaaaaggatagaGAGAAGAAAAGTTGCGACTCAAACCAAAGTAATTTTGCCCTTGATAGTGTTCAAACGGATGAATCATCACCTAACGTCGATGAGGAATCTAATCTGATGAGCTATACAGACTCGGTAAGTGAAGCTGGTGAAGTTATTTTATCCAGCCCTTTATCCCCCAATGATGAAGATGATCTATTTTTGGATGGATATAATCACCCAAATATGCAAATTCACTCCGATGATTATCTTGAGGAATTCAATATGAATGACGGCTCATTTGCAACTGGTCGTGCGGGACAGTCTGGGAGTTTGAAATTTCGAAAAGAATTCAAACCAGATTCAACCCTGAAATGGTTCGATGGACGGCGGTTTACTGTTGTTTCAGGCAGTGGAGATGCAGTGAACAAATATGATCCAAGACGTCGCTGTGATAACTTTGAAGCTTCAAGGAGTACCGACAGGTTAAATAAGCAATTAAGAAATAGTGCTGCAAAATCCAGCATGAAAGATGGTGCCTCCAAGTTCACTGAGAAATTTGATTGTTTCAATAACAGGATGTATGACCGATACGACTCCTCAGCTTGCAGCTGTAACAAACACATTGACTACAGAGCAAAGTTGTACCCAAACGCCAGAGGAATCGGGAACAAGAAAGCTGTGAGTAAGTCAGGATCCGAATCAGATATCTCCAAGCCCTACTATGGAAACAAATATAATCAAGTTGAATATGTGCGTGAAAATTGTGTCAGACCCAAAAGCAAAATGGCTATACGTAATAATCTGTCCAGCAGAGATTCATCTGTTACTAAGAAAGTATGGGAACCAATGGAATTGCAAAAGAAATATCCACGGAGCAGCTCTGACTCTGATGTTACCTTTAGATCTTCAACCTTCCAGATTGAGAGCACTGGAATTGGTAAGCATCCTGAGCCTTCTATTTCTAATGATTTGGGAGTATCCAGTACTCTTCAGATAAACGAAGAAAAGGGAATACAAGAATTAAGAAAGTCTAGTTCCGAAACAATAAGCAATTGCGCAAGTGGTTTTCACTTAGAAGATAAATCACTTCGTTATGTGAAAGAAGTGGCTGAAGATGATGAAGTTGGTTCATGTCTGATGCCGAGGTTTTCATCTCAGAGGACTTTGAGTTTATCACAAAGCAGCTCTTCTAATTCTGATAATTGCTCATCCTGCCTTAGTGAGGGAGACAGTACTACATCCTTTTCAAATCCTCATAATTCAGAATCATCATCAACGTCAGATTCAGAAGATTGCAGCCAAAACTCTGAAGGAAGAGAAACTTCTGAAATTGTGCAGGATGGTTTTGCTGACTGTTACGATGTTGCGCAAGGAAAAAGGAATGCTACTGAGAGAGGTGAGGATGTCAGTTGCCTGACACCAGATTCTGCAGGAATAACTGCTGTGGGAAGTTTCCCTACCACAGTTGCTTCAAAAAATGCAAATGTTAATGGGAATCTTGGCATGCGACCTCAATCCTTGCTTCCATCAGTCCACAATCAAGGCATACACTTCCCAAGGTTTCTAGCTCCTGCAACGGATTACTATGATCAAATTCCACCTTCTTGGGCGACTGCTCCTGCAAATGGGTTCATGCCATTTCCTCATCCAAGCCATTATGTATTTGCTAGTCCATTTACATATGGTCTAAATGGGAATACCCATTTCGTCCAGTATGGTGCACAGCATCTAATTCCTCCTCCTGTTAACCCTGGTCACTTGCCTGCTTTTCAGTCAGTTGCTCCATCCAATGACAACTGCACCAAGGAAAATGCCAAGGTTTCAGCTGTAGGTAGGTTAAAAGATGCCCATCATGAAGCTAATTTGAAGAGGATGGCTGCAGTTGGACAGCACCCAATGGAGAAATCAACAACTGTTGGAGCTGGTGAAAATGAGAAGTCTGGAAATTCAGGCTTCTCTCTTTTCTCTTTCACACCCGATCCATTTTCTTTAAAAGAAGGAATGGCGAGGAACATTTCTTCAAATTTGACGGCCAATCACGTTGAGGGTGATAGCGGCTGCAATAAGAAGGAACCCATTGAAGAGTACAACCCATTTGCAAATCGAATACAGTTTTCCTTTTCTGATATAGTTAGATAG